Proteins from a genomic interval of Echeneis naucrates chromosome 21, fEcheNa1.1, whole genome shotgun sequence:
- the cryba2b gene encoding beta-crystallin A2, with translation MNTQQMEQMGQFKITVWEEENFQGKRCEFMLECQNIMERGFNKIRSIKVENGPWVGYEYPEFQGQQFILEKGDYPRYEAWSGNSSYRTEHMLSFRPIKCASHSDSKVTMYECEDFQGRKFEICDDYPSLQAMGWCSKEVPSIKVNSGAWVAYQFPGYRGYQYILERDRHQGEYRNYNEYSTQAHTNQVQSIRRIQH, from the exons ATGAACACTCAACAGATGGAGCAGATGGGCCAGTTCAAGATCACAGTCTGGGAGGAGGAGAACTTCCAGGGAAAGCGTTGTGAGTTCATGCTGGAGTGCCAGAACATCATGGAGAGAGGCTTCAACAAGATTCGCTCCATCAAGGTTGAGAATGGACC TTGGGTGGGCTATGAGTACCCAGAGTTCCAGGGACAGCAGTTTATCCTGGAGAAGGGAGACTACCCTCGCTATGAGGCCTGGAGTGGAAACAGCAGCTACAGAACTGAGCACATGCTTTCCTTCAGACCCATCAAGTGCGCT agCCACAGTGACAGCAAGGTGACCATGTACGAGTGTGAAGACTTCCAGGGCCGTAAGTTTGAGATTTGCGACGACTACCCCTCCCTCCAGGCCATGGGTTGGTGCAGCAAGGAGGTGCCCTCTATCAAAGTCAACTCAGGAGC ctgggTGGCCTACCAGTTCCCTGGTTACCGTGGCTACCAGTACATcctggagagagacagacaccaAGGCGAGTACAGAAACTACAATGAATACAGCACCCAGGCTCACACCAACCAGGTGCAGTCCATTCGTCGGATCCAGCACTAA
- the umps gene encoding uridine 5'-monophosphate synthase yields the protein MDDTNLDSIILKLHDADAVKFGEYKLKSGIMTPIYIDLRVLVSHPALMNQVASLMYQRVQEEGLQFDSVCGVPYTALPLATIICSRHELPMLIRRKEAKDYGTKRVVEGLIREGDLCLIIEDTVTTGSSILETAEVLYKEGLKVTDAIVLMDREQGGLPMLASQGIKLHPIISMFKLLNVLQAAERIDAQTAQKVRKFIKETNTFRVKENSTEPPVAKKPCLVKLSYAERAGLPNVHPLASKLLKIMEDKKSNLCVSADVTNCEELLQLADSVGPKICMLKTHVDILKDYTEGFSQKLQVLAEKHDFLIFEDRKFADIGNTVKQQYEGGLYQISSWADIVNAHVVPGPGVVKGLSSVGKALGRGCLLIAEMSSQGSLATGNYRQAAVKMAEEDSDFVFGFICGSAFSMRPEFIHMTPGVQLEAGGDVLGQQYTTPEEVIYNKGSDVIIVGRGVLEAADRLKAAELYRRSGWDAYTKRLSPNSN from the exons ATGGACGATACGAACTTGGACAGTATAATCTTGAAACTCCACGATGCGGACGCGGTGAAGTTTGGGGAATACAAACTGAAGAGCGGGATAATGACACCCATTTATATCGACCTAAGGGTTCTCGTGTCACACCCTGCCCTCATGAATCAG GTGGCAAGTCTGATGTACCAGCGAGTGCAAGAAGAGGGTCTACAGTTTGACTCGGTTTGTGGGGTCCCATACACAGCCCTGCCTCTGGCCACAATTATCTGCTCCAGGCATGAACTCCCAATGCTCATCCGGCGAAAGGAGGCTAAGGATTATG GAACTAAGCGTGTGGTGGAGGGGTTGATTCGTGAGGGGGATTTATGTCTGATTATTGAGGACACTgtgaccactggcagcagcatCCTGGAGACTGCTGAAGTTCTCTACAAAGAGGGACTAAAG GTTACAGATGCCATTGTACTAATGGACAGAGAACAAGGAGGCTTGCCAATGTTGGCTTCACAGGGAATCAAGCTCCATCCCATAATTTCCATGTTCAAGCTGCTCAATGTGCTGCAGGCCGCTGAACGCATCGATGCCCAAACTGCTCAGAAAGTCCGCAAGTTCATCAAAGAGACCAACACCTTCAG GGTCAAAGAGAATTCCACTGAGCCTCCTGTCGCAAAGAAGCCATGTCTGGTGAAGCTGAGCTATGCAGAAAGAGCAGGTCTTCCAA ATGTCCACCCATTGGCATCAAAACTTCTCAAGATCATGGAAGACAAGAAATCtaatctctgtgtgtctgctgatgtGACCAACTGTGAGGAGCTTCTCCAGTTGGCAGACTCTGTAGGTCCTAAGATCTGCATGCTCAAGACACATGTGGACATCCTCAAG GACTACACAGAGGGCTTCAGCCAGAAACTACAGGTATTAGCTGAGAAGCACGACTTCCTCATCTTTGAAGATCGCAAGTTTGCCGACATTGGGAACACAGTCAAGCAGCAGTATGAAG GCGGCTTGTACCAGATCTCCTCTTGGGCCGACATAGTGAATGCTCATGTGGTGCCAGGGCCTGGAGTGGTGAAGGGTCTGAGTTCTGTAGGAAAGGCCCTGGGTCGAGGATGTTTGCTCATTGCAGAGATGAGCTCTCAGGGGTCATTGGCCACTGGCAATTATAGACAGGCAGCG GTAAAAATGGCAGAGGAGGACTCAGACTTTGTGTTTGGCTTTATCTGTGGTTCTGCATTCAGCATGAGGCCAGAATTCATCCACATGACCCCAGGCGTGCAGTTGGAAGCTGGAG GTGATGTGTTGGGCCAGCAGTACACAACCCCAGAGGAAGTTATCTACAACAAAGGCTCTGATGTCATCATTGTTGGCCGCGGTGTTTTGGAGGCTGCCGACAGGCTGAAAGCTGCCGAGTTGTACCGAAGGTCTGGCTGGGATGCATACACAAAACGGCTGAGCCCAAATAGTAATTAA